The Knoellia sp. S7-12 region GCCACGTGTTCGTCCATGACGAGCAGCGTCCGTGCGACGAGCCTGTCGACGCCACTGCCTCACGGAATCTGTGGACGACGATGCCGGGGCGCAGCGGCCTGTGGATGGCCGAGTGTGCTCAGCGAGTCAGAAATCGCCCTTGGGGAGTTCCAGCTCGGACTTGGCAAGCTCCTCGACATTGACGTCCTTGAACGTCACGACGCGAACCTGCTTCGCGAACCGGGCCGGCCGATAGATGTCCCAGACCCAGGCGTCCTGCATCGTCACGTCGAAGAAGACCTCGCCGCCGTCGCTGCGCACCTTGACGTCGACGGAGTTGCACAGATAGAAGCGCCGCTCGGTCTCGACAACGTGCGAGAAGAGCCCGACGACGTCGCGGTACTCGCGATAGAGCGAGAGCTCCATCTCACTCTCGTACTTCTCGAGATCCTCAGCGCTCATGCGTTCCAGCTCCGTCTTCGTGTGGGCCGGCGGTCGCCGACACCAGAGGTGGTGTGATCACCGCGACGGCATCCGGCTCGGCGAAGTCTCCATCATCGTCCATCGTTCCCGGCAGTCGCCACGAGCGTCGGTGCAGCTCGGTCGGGCCGTGCTCGCGAAGCGCCTCCATGTGCTCCGGCGCTGCGTATCCCTTGTTGAGGTCCCACCGGTATGCCGCGTGGTCCGGTGCGAGGTCGACCATCATCGCGTCGCGCTCGACCTTGGCGAGAACGCTGGCCGAGGCCACCGACGAGCATTTCATGTCGGCCTTGATCATCGTCGTGACGGGCGGGGTGTGGACGTCGTCGGACGTGTAAGCCAAGAGCCCCACCTCGCCCGGAGCCGTGAGCCAGTCGTGGTTGCCGTCGAGGATGACGAGATCGGGGACGACGTCGAGCGACGCCAGGGCACGCCGCCCGGCAAGTCGCAGCGCCGCGATGATCCCGACAGCGTCGATCTCGGCGGGTGACGCGTGTCCGACAGCGTGGGCGAACGCCCATCGCCGGATCCGCGGGACCATGACCTCACGTGCCCTCGGCTGAAGCAGCTTGGAGTCACGCACTCCTTGGGGTGCGGACCGGCAGGTCTCATCGATGACGACCACCCCCACCGACACCGGTCCAGCGAGCGCCCCCCGCCCCACCTCGTCCATCCCCGCGAGCAGCCGGTAGCCGTCGCGCTGGAGGGCGCGCTCGACGCGCAGACTCGGTTTGCGGGAACGGCTTGCAGGGGGCATGGCAGGTGGTGCGGTCTCTCTCGCGGGGTCAGGTCAGGGACTGCTGGAAGGCGTCGACTCAGATGGCGTGACGGCCGGAGCCTCCGAAGCCGCCGGCACCTTGCCGAACGTCGACTCGGGGCGCCCCAGCCAGCCACCGCGGTCGAAGGGCCAGACGATCGCGACGGCTCGACCGGTGATGTGGTCGATCGGGACCGATCCCTCGGCGCCGGTGCCGTCGGGATCGTGGAAGCGGGAGTCCTCGGAGTCGCTGCGGTGGTCACCCATGACCCAGACCTTGCCCTCGGGGACCGTGATGTCGAACGTGATCGAGCTCGGCACGTCGCCTGGCTTGATGTAGGGCTCGGTGATCGGGACGCCGTTGACGGTGAGGCGGCCCTGGGCGTCGCAGCAGACGATCTTGTCGCCCGGCAGTCCGATGACCCGCTTGATGAGGTGGTTGTCGGAGGTGTTGGGCAGCAGCCCGACGAAGGACAGCACCCGCTCCACACCGTCACGCACCGGGCCGTGGCTCACCTCGGGGATCGATGAGAGCCACTCACCCGGGTCCTCGAAGACGACGACGTCGCCGCGCTGCAGGTCAACGACACCGGGGACGAGCTTGTTGACGACGACGCGGTCGTTGAGGATGAGCGTGTCCTCCATCGACCCAGAGGGGATGTAGAACGCCTGAATGAGCCATGTCTTGACGACGAAGGACAGCGCCAGGGCCATGGCCACGACGACGACGAACTCGCGGATCGCCGCACCGGCCGCACCGGCCGCGGACCGGGCCCTGCTGGGCCCGTCCCGACCTGACTCGTTCCGTCCGCCAACCGAACCGGATGCGGTCTCGTCGGCCGAGGACTCCCGGGGCGCGTCAGGCTCGAACTGACCCGGCTCGAACCGGGCCTCGTTGCTCGTCATCACTGGGGTCCGCGCTCTCGGGGCTGGGTGGTGGTCTGTGTGGATGGTGCACCCATCTCGCCCAGGGGCCAGATGTGCAGGACGACGGTACCGATGACCGCGTCCGCTGAGACGGTCCCGTCCGTGGAGTCGGAGCCTGCGCCGATGTGGGTGCGCGAGTCCATGGCATCGGATGCTGTGTCACTGAGAAGGAAGTATCGGCCCTGCGGGACCGTGATCCGGAACGGTGCAGCGTTGTCGGCGAGCCGCGGGCCGACCGGGCGCCCGTCGACGGTGACCTGTCCGGCGCTGCAGCAGACCACCTCGTCTCCGCCTGCAGCGACGATCCGACCGAGGACGGAGCGCTCCCCGAGGTCGATGCCCAGTGCGCCGGACGCCGAGCCGAGGGCGCGACCGATGAAGCCGTCATCGGTGTGCGTCGAGCGGTCCGGCCCGGGCCACGCCTGCGTGACGTCGGCGACGACCACGTCACCGAGCGACGGCGTCCCGACCTTCGTGACGAGAACGCGCTGACCCTCCTGGAGGGTCGGCGACATCGAGTCGCTCGCCACGGCATACGGCTGCATGAGGAACGCGCGCACGAGCATCACGGCGAGGACACCGGCAGCCAGGAGCACCGGCACCCGGTGGGCATGACTCGACCCGGCCCCCGCCGTGCTGGCGGGAACCGGGTCGGTGTCTGGGGTGGCCGGGGACGTCATCGAGAGGATGCTATCCGCCGGACCTGAAAGACTCAGCGAGCGTGGTTCCGGGAGAGCGTCAGCTCGCCGGGGTCTCGCGCTTCTCCTTGATCTTGGCAGCCTTGCCGCGCAGGTCGCGGAGGTAGTAGAGCTTCGCGCGACGGACGTCACCGCGGGTGACGAGCTCGATGTGGTCGATGACCGGCGTGTGGAGCGGGAAGGTGCGCTCGACACCGCAGCCGAAGGAGACCTTGCGGACCGTGAAGGTCTCGCCGAGGCCGCCACCGTGGCGACGGATGACGATGCCCTTGAAGACCTGGACACGCGAGCGCGTGCCTTCAATGACCTTGACGTGCACGTTGACGGTGTCGCCGGCGCGGAAGGCCGGGATGTCGTCGCGCAGGGACGCCTTGTCGATCTCGTCGAAAAGCTGCATGGCTGGTTTCGCTTTCTCGTGCGGTGCCACAGGTCACCCACATGTGCTGGTGCTGCGATGAATGATGGTGCGGCGTCGTGCCTCGTGCTTCATGACCCAGTGATTGCGGTCAGGCACTCCCCCTGTGGCAGGGGCGTTGATCGACGGACGCAAGGAGCAAGTTTGCCAGAGCACACGGCATACAGAGAAATCGGCGCGTTGGCGACAAGATCCGCTAGGACGTCACGGGTTCGGTGTGGCTCGTCCGTGACCGGCGTTGGGCGTTCGCGATGAGGACGATGTCCGGGTCGACCTTGTCCTCACCACCACGCAGCCGGATGAGCAACTTGGCGGACTCGATCTGGTCACGGGTGACCTTGACGATGCGCTCACTCACGTGTGGCTCCTCTCGCTGCTTCATCACCATCATCCTCCACAACCCGCACGCCGTCCACGAGCATTCCCTCGGCGCCGAGGCCGACCTCGTCACCCTCCTGGTCGAACCGTGCATGGGCGAGCATGATGTCCTCCAGGAGGCGGCGATCCTCGGGTGAGGTGAGGTCGCTGTTGACCATCGCTCCGAGCACGATGCGGCCGAAGTGACGGCGGCGGAACGAGTCATCCGAATTGAGGTCGGCGAGGGCGGCAGTGAAGCGACGCCCCCACTCCTCACGGGTGCTGGCCTGCTCGCGCTGGGTGAGATCCCTGGCCGCGGCCACGGACTCCGCCTGGGTGTCCCGTCGCGCGGCATAGAAGCTCGCACCCGAGCCGACTGCGGCGCCCACGAAGGCGAGGATCGCCGGCCACCACTCCCCAGTCATGACTCCAGCATGCCAAGGCGCGCCGACAGCCGCGCGTCGGACGTGCGGCCTACCTTTGCGACATGAGCATTGACCCGGGCTGGCCCGTCGCCCTGGCGTGCGTCGCGCTCCTCGCGCTGACCCTCGTCATGTATGCCGTGGGGCAGCTTCCCAAGCCCGGCGCCACTCTCGTCGCGGCCGGGCGAGCGGTGGTCCAGCTCGGCGTGGCGGCGGTGGTCATCACGTCGGTTGCCCAGAACCTGCTGCTGTCGATCCTTCTGCTGTGCGCGATGTTCGCGGTCGCCGTGTTCACGACGACCCGACGCGTCGAGGCGGTGGCCGCCTGGCCGTGGACGACCGTGGCCATGCTCGCCGGACTGCTTCCGGTCGTGGCAATCATCCTGCTGACGCGGACCGTGCCGCTCGAGGGCATCGCGCTCATCCCGGTCGTCGGGATCATCCTCGGCAACACGATGAACGGCCACACCCTCGTGGGCCGACGCTCGTTCGCGGCCCTGCGTGAGGAGACGGGGCAGTTTGACGCCGGTCTCTCGATCGGGTTGACCCGGGCCCAGTCCATAGACGAGATCGTCCACCGCCGGCTGCCCGAGGCACTCATCCCCGGTCTGGATCAGGTGCGCACGGCCGGCGTGGTCACGTTGCCCGGAGCGTTTATCGGCGTGCTGTTGGGTGGCGGTTCCCCGGCACAGGCGGCAGCAGCCCAGGTCCTGGTCCTGCTCGGGATCATGGCGGCGCAGACGACGACCACGGTCGTGGCCGGCCACCTCATCAGCTCGGCGAGACTCCTGCCCCAGGACCTGCACGCCCGCCTCCGCCCCTGAGCCGTCTGAGTCTGCAAGCATGAAGAAAGTCCCACATCCCGCGACGCAGAGGCCGCGTTCCGTGGGACCTTGTGGTCAGCCGACCGGCGTGGCGCCGGGGATGGCGCCGAGGACCCGGTTGGCATCCTTTCGAGAGAGTCCGCCGTCATAGACGCGTCCCGCGAGCGAGATGTCGGGGTGACCCCACACCGTGACGAGGGCTCCGTGTGGACCAGCCGCCTCCACCCGCACCGTCACGAAGCGACGGCCACGCAACAAGGGGTTGATCCTGACCTCCACCGTGTTGCTGTCGAGAAACCTCGTGCCCGAGAAGCCCAGTGCCGCAAGAGCGGCATGGATGGCAACCCAGAGATCATGGCCAGCCACGTGGCTGGTCACCTGGCCCAGGCTCGACGGGCCAGGAGCGGCCGGTCCGCCAGCTCGGCGATCGCGCCAGGCATCTATGGCCAGACCCAGGAGCCACAACAGGACGAAGGACGTGAAGGCGGCCGTGCCCCACATCAGTCCCTTGGTCCCGGCGCCGCCGAGCATGAACCACGTGAATCCTTGGAGCGCCGCCACCCCCAGTGCTCCGAGTTGCGACCAACGCTGATGGCGCTCGACTGTGAGTGCCACCTCGGCCCGCGCACGATGAAGATCGACGCGTGGGGCATCCACGTGCCGAACCGCGTGGATGGTCATGTGGCGAATCTAGCCAGCGAAGTGAGGCGCTGAGTCGTGATCGACAAAGATCAGGCGACCGGCGTGGCGCCCGGGATGGCGCCCAGGACGGCATTGGCGTAGCGACGGTTGCGACCGTAGTCGAGCCACTGCAGCGGGACGGCCGGACGCGACCAGACGGTCACGAGGCCACGACCGTCTGCCGTCCCCACGATCCGGATCGTGAGGATCTCGCCCCAGCTGGCCATGGAGATCGAACGGGTGGACACCACGGTCTGCGGGTCGATGGGTCGTCCCGTGGCGAACTTCAGGTCGCGCAGAGCTGAGTTCACCGCCTCCCACACCTGCGGACCCGGGGCGCTCGTCACGACCTGGCCAAGGCTCGACGGCCCGTTGCCGGCAGGGCCGGGGTGACGTCGCTCCAACAACCCGGACACGACCATGAGGACGACGAAGACCATGACGAAACCGAAGAAGAAGAGCAGCCCGTAGGCCACCCGCGCCACACCCTGGTTGACCGCGAAGGCCACCAGCCCCATGAACAGTCCGAACACGACGACGACCGAGAGCACGACGAGTCTGGCGGTGCGGAACCGCTTCTGCGTCCGCTCGTGCTCGCGACGGAGATCGACGAGGTGCGGCTGGATCGCGGGCGGCGGCTGAGAGGTCACTCGGGCAGGCTAGTGGGGACGTGACGCTTGGTGAGGTCGAGGGTGCCGGGGAACTCGCCCTCGCCGGGACGCACTTTGTAGCCAGCCTTCTTGTACATCCGAAGGTTCTCGGTGCTCTTGGCACCGGTGTTGAGCCAGAAGGTGCGGACATCCTTCGAAGCCAGCGACTCGGCATACTCCAGAAGCTCTCGTCCCAGACCACGACCCTGAAGGTAGGGCGCGACCATGAGCCGACCGATCTGCCAGGTCGCGTCGTGGACCGGATGCGGTCGGACCCGGAGCGAGGCGAGCAGCTGCCCGTCTTTGCGCCAGACCCGGGTGTCCCAGTCCTGTATGCCGTCCCGCACCGTTTCGAGGTCCTCTTCGCCTGCGCTGAACATGCCGTAGCGAGCGAACTCCGGCGCCCAGCAGGCGCGGGTGAGGACCTGGAGGTCGGGGGCGTCGGCGGGGGTGGCGATGCGCTCCTCGAGCCCGCTCAGTGTGGAGGTCGCAGCGGTCGGCGGGAGGAGATCCGGGCGGCGCTCGGCGGTGCGCTGGACCCGCTGCTCGTGACGCCACTTCGCGATGGCCTTGTGGTTCCCGCCGAGCAACACGTCGGGCACAGCACGCCCGTCCCACTCGGCGGGCTTGGTGTAGACGGGGTACTCCAGGAGGCCGTCCTCGTGGGACTCCTCGACGAGGGATTCGGCGTTCCCGATGACACCGGGCAGGAGGCGAGCGACTGCCTCGACCATGGCGAGGACTGCGACCTCTCCCCCGTTGAGGACGTAGTCACCCAGGGAGAGGACACGAACGGGCATGCGCTCGCCCGCCCATTCGTAGACGCGCTCGTCGATGCCTTCGTAGCGACCGCACGCGAAGGCAAGCCACGGCTCGTCGGCGAGCTCTTGCGCGATCTGCTGCGTGAACGGCTCACCGCCGGGGCCCGGGATGATGAGGATGGGAACTCTCGGCTGCGGGCCATCGTTTGGCGAATCCCCCTGTGCCACAACGTGTTCGAGCGCCTCACTCCACGGGCCGGGCTTCATGACCATGCCGGCCCCGCCGCCGTAGGGCGAGTCGTCGACGGTGCGGTGCCGGTCGTGGGCGAAGTCCCGCAGGTCGTGCACCCGGAGGTCGATCAGCCCGTCGCGCCGGGCCTTGCCAATGAGCGAGAGGTCGAGCGGCGCGAGGTACTCGGGGAAGATCGAGACGACGTCCAGGCGCATGGCAGTGCCCACCCGTCAGCTCTCGTCGAGGTCGAAGAGCCCGGCTGGCGCATCGACGATGACGTGCCCCGCCTCGATGTCGACCTCGGTCACGATCGCCCCGACGAACGGGACCAGCACCTCACGGCTGTCGACCAGACGCACCTCGAGGAGGTCCTGCACGGCGCCGAGG contains the following coding sequences:
- the rplS gene encoding 50S ribosomal protein L19; amino-acid sequence: MQLFDEIDKASLRDDIPAFRAGDTVNVHVKVIEGTRSRVQVFKGIVIRRHGGGLGETFTVRKVSFGCGVERTFPLHTPVIDHIELVTRGDVRRAKLYYLRDLRGKAAKIKEKRETPAS
- a CDS encoding ABC transporter permease, coding for MSIDPGWPVALACVALLALTLVMYAVGQLPKPGATLVAAGRAVVQLGVAAVVITSVAQNLLLSILLLCAMFAVAVFTTTRRVEAVAAWPWTTVAMLAGLLPVVAIILLTRTVPLEGIALIPVVGIILGNTMNGHTLVGRRSFAALREETGQFDAGLSIGLTRAQSIDEIVHRRLPEALIPGLDQVRTAGVVTLPGAFIGVLLGGGSPAQAAAAQVLVLLGIMAAQTTTTVVAGHLISSARLLPQDLHARLRP
- a CDS encoding DUF2469 domain-containing protein — its product is MSAEDLEKYESEMELSLYREYRDVVGLFSHVVETERRFYLCNSVDVKVRSDGGEVFFDVTMQDAWVWDIYRPARFAKQVRVVTFKDVNVEELAKSELELPKGDF
- the lepB gene encoding signal peptidase I, with the translated sequence MTSNEARFEPGQFEPDAPRESSADETASGSVGGRNESGRDGPSRARSAAGAAGAAIREFVVVVAMALALSFVVKTWLIQAFYIPSGSMEDTLILNDRVVVNKLVPGVVDLQRGDVVVFEDPGEWLSSIPEVSHGPVRDGVERVLSFVGLLPNTSDNHLIKRVIGLPGDKIVCCDAQGRLTVNGVPITEPYIKPGDVPSSITFDITVPEGKVWVMGDHRSDSEDSRFHDPDGTGAEGSVPIDHITGRAVAIVWPFDRGGWLGRPESTFGKVPAASEAPAVTPSESTPSSSP
- a CDS encoding ribonuclease HII translates to MPPASRSRKPSLRVERALQRDGYRLLAGMDEVGRGALAGPVSVGVVVIDETCRSAPQGVRDSKLLQPRAREVMVPRIRRWAFAHAVGHASPAEIDAVGIIAALRLAGRRALASLDVVPDLVILDGNHDWLTAPGEVGLLAYTSDDVHTPPVTTMIKADMKCSSVASASVLAKVERDAMMVDLAPDHAAYRWDLNKGYAAPEHMEALREHGPTELHRRSWRLPGTMDDDGDFAEPDAVAVITPPLVSATAGPHEDGAGTHER
- the lepB gene encoding signal peptidase I; the protein is MTSPATPDTDPVPASTAGAGSSHAHRVPVLLAAGVLAVMLVRAFLMQPYAVASDSMSPTLQEGQRVLVTKVGTPSLGDVVVADVTQAWPGPDRSTHTDDGFIGRALGSASGALGIDLGERSVLGRIVAAGGDEVVCCSAGQVTVDGRPVGPRLADNAAPFRITVPQGRYFLLSDTASDAMDSRTHIGAGSDSTDGTVSADAVIGTVVLHIWPLGEMGAPSTQTTTQPRERGPQ
- the trmD gene encoding tRNA (guanosine(37)-N1)-methyltransferase TrmD — protein: MRLDVVSIFPEYLAPLDLSLIGKARRDGLIDLRVHDLRDFAHDRHRTVDDSPYGGGAGMVMKPGPWSEALEHVVAQGDSPNDGPQPRVPILIIPGPGGEPFTQQIAQELADEPWLAFACGRYEGIDERVYEWAGERMPVRVLSLGDYVLNGGEVAVLAMVEAVARLLPGVIGNAESLVEESHEDGLLEYPVYTKPAEWDGRAVPDVLLGGNHKAIAKWRHEQRVQRTAERRPDLLPPTAATSTLSGLEERIATPADAPDLQVLTRACWAPEFARYGMFSAGEEDLETVRDGIQDWDTRVWRKDGQLLASLRVRPHPVHDATWQIGRLMVAPYLQGRGLGRELLEYAESLASKDVRTFWLNTGAKSTENLRMYKKAGYKVRPGEGEFPGTLDLTKRHVPTSLPE